The proteins below come from a single Anaerolineae bacterium genomic window:
- a CDS encoding ACT domain-containing protein, which yields MNESVRALLATTCLRVAADSFVLVRLPAAVDVTLLGQLDQAVANGFFSLTRAGDETSLFVPEAAWARLASSWPAAKVERGWRLITLQQTVALDVAGYLAPLAQALAASRVPVLVISAFSTDHLAVQEQDLPAALDALQQVIEVARKEQLGLSAI from the coding sequence ATGAACGAAAGCGTGCGCGCCTTGTTGGCCACCACATGTTTGCGTGTGGCGGCTGACTCGTTCGTACTGGTCCGTCTGCCGGCGGCTGTTGATGTGACCCTGCTCGGCCAACTCGATCAGGCCGTGGCAAATGGATTCTTCTCCCTCACTCGCGCGGGAGATGAGACCTCGCTATTTGTGCCGGAAGCGGCCTGGGCACGCCTGGCGTCGTCGTGGCCGGCAGCTAAAGTGGAAAGAGGCTGGCGGCTCATCACCCTGCAGCAGACTGTTGCCCTGGATGTGGCCGGATATCTGGCACCACTGGCCCAGGCCCTGGCCGCGTCCAGGGTGCCGGTGCTCGTGATCTCGGCCTTCTCTACAGATCATTTAGCAGTGCAGGAGCAGGACCTGCCGGCAGCCTTAGACGCGCTTCAGCAGGTGATCGAAGTAGCTAGGAAAGAACAGTTGGGCCTTAGCGCCATCTAA
- a CDS encoding DUF2961 domain-containing protein, with translation MSPFNGLHMSLGNLSRLSHAVTRSISAENPTGEKGKGGMATEGTGAIAARELGQGWKISPCIHVPGRATVTLADIQGPGAIQHIWLTVHPSAWRRIVLRMYWDNEPTPSVETPLGDFFCMGWCERANIASLPIAVNPAGGFNSYWEMPFRRSAHITIENLADDEIRGFYYQITYTLTDVPEDVGYFHAQWRRNNPLPYMQVHTIVDGIRGWGHYVGTYIAWGVHNNGWWGEGEIKFYIDGDGEFPTICGTGTEDYFGGAWGFEQPEGQYGVFSAPFSGLPQVIKPDGLYRSQQRFGMYRWHIMDPIRFEHDLRVTIQALGWRSPMGGQPRYLPLQDDIASVGFWYQAEPHAPFPPLPDRNFLEVI, from the coding sequence ATGTCACCCTTCAATGGACTGCACATGAGCCTGGGGAACCTCTCCCGTCTCTCGCATGCAGTTACGCGTTCTATCAGCGCTGAAAATCCCACTGGCGAAAAAGGGAAAGGAGGTATGGCCACGGAGGGGACGGGCGCAATCGCCGCGCGAGAGTTGGGACAGGGCTGGAAGATCTCGCCGTGCATTCACGTGCCCGGTCGGGCCACCGTCACCCTGGCCGACATCCAGGGCCCCGGCGCAATCCAGCACATCTGGCTGACCGTGCATCCCAGCGCCTGGCGGCGCATCGTCTTGCGCATGTACTGGGACAACGAGCCTACTCCCAGCGTGGAGACGCCCCTCGGCGACTTTTTCTGCATGGGCTGGTGCGAGCGCGCCAACATCGCCTCGCTTCCCATTGCGGTGAACCCCGCCGGCGGCTTCAACTCATATTGGGAGATGCCGTTCCGGCGATCGGCCCACATCACCATCGAGAACCTGGCTGATGACGAGATCCGCGGCTTTTACTACCAGATCACCTATACGCTGACCGATGTGCCAGAGGACGTGGGTTACTTCCATGCCCAGTGGCGGCGCAATAACCCGCTGCCATACATGCAGGTGCACACCATCGTGGATGGCATTCGGGGCTGGGGGCATTACGTCGGCACCTACATCGCCTGGGGCGTTCACAACAACGGCTGGTGGGGTGAAGGCGAGATCAAGTTCTATATTGACGGTGATGGCGAGTTTCCCACCATTTGCGGCACCGGTACAGAAGACTATTTCGGTGGGGCCTGGGGATTCGAGCAGCCAGAGGGGCAATATGGCGTCTTCTCCGCCCCCTTCAGCGGCCTGCCTCAGGTGATCAAACCAGACGGCCTCTACCGCAGCCAGCAGCGATTCGGCATGTACCGCTGGCACATCATGGATCCTATCCGCTTCGAGCACGACCTGCGAGTCACGATCCAGGCGTTGGGATGGCGCTCGCCGATGGGAGGACAGCCGCGCTATCTGCCGCTCCAGGACGACATCGCCTCGGTTGGGTTTTGGTATCAGGCCGAGCCACACGCTCCCTTCCCGCCCTTGCCCGATCGTAATTTCCTGGAGGTCATCTGA
- a CDS encoding MFS transporter, which translates to MINRRLFWILAIANFLLFFGFSVWTAVFNNFAVGQIGVRPEQIGLIQSLREVPGLMGFTFALLALLLPEMRIMAISIIVLGAGLVMSGRADTVLSLLVATLITSVGFHYFLSGTSAVTLLVAEAAQVPRVLGAFNAVMAIASITATGGVALAVGRLGERGILYASGIMLIVGGLAFMPFMKQHGRRPPPRRSPLRRCYWLYYVLTFLMGSRRHIASTFAIFLLVKEHGISTQTAALLYLVNSLINTFAGPQIGRLVARFGERRMLTINYAILIAVFLGYAYVPWLGVLYVLFVMDGVLAGFELALSSYFKKIAVSPDDITGNVSVAQSINHISAVILPLAGGWAWALFGPQVTFLFGVGIVVIALALTQRMQAAAEPVAPIQAAAA; encoded by the coding sequence ATGATCAACCGTCGCCTGTTTTGGATTCTGGCCATCGCCAACTTTCTGTTGTTCTTCGGTTTCAGCGTCTGGACGGCTGTGTTCAACAACTTCGCCGTGGGCCAAATCGGCGTCCGCCCGGAGCAGATTGGCCTAATCCAATCGCTGCGGGAAGTCCCAGGCCTGATGGGGTTCACGTTCGCTCTGCTGGCGCTTCTGCTGCCGGAAATGCGCATCATGGCCATCTCCATTATCGTCTTGGGCGCTGGATTGGTGATGAGCGGCCGCGCCGACACAGTGCTTTCTTTGCTAGTGGCGACGTTGATCACCAGCGTGGGGTTTCACTACTTTCTTAGCGGCACCTCGGCAGTCACGTTGCTGGTGGCGGAAGCGGCACAGGTGCCGAGAGTGTTGGGCGCGTTCAACGCCGTCATGGCGATCGCTTCGATCACCGCCACTGGAGGCGTTGCGCTCGCCGTGGGCCGTCTGGGGGAGCGAGGCATCTTGTACGCTTCCGGGATCATGCTGATAGTGGGTGGATTGGCGTTCATGCCCTTCATGAAGCAGCATGGCCGTCGCCCACCGCCGCGACGATCACCGCTCCGGCGCTGTTACTGGCTGTATTACGTGCTCACCTTCCTCATGGGCAGCCGGCGCCATATCGCCAGCACCTTCGCCATCTTCTTGCTGGTCAAGGAACATGGGATCAGTACTCAGACGGCGGCGTTGCTCTATCTGGTGAACAGCCTGATTAACACCTTTGCTGGCCCCCAGATTGGCCGGCTGGTCGCCCGCTTCGGCGAGCGTCGCATGCTCACCATCAACTATGCCATCTTGATCGCGGTCTTCCTGGGCTACGCATACGTGCCGTGGCTGGGGGTGCTATACGTTCTCTTTGTCATGGACGGCGTGCTCGCCGGATTCGAGTTGGCCCTGTCTTCATATTTCAAGAAGATCGCAGTATCGCCGGACGACATTACAGGTAACGTCTCAGTAGCTCAGAGCATCAACCACATCTCAGCGGTGATCCTGCCGTTGGCCGGAGGATGGGCGTGGGCGCTGTTTGGACCGCAGGTGACGTTCCTGTTCGGCGTTGGCATCGTCGTCATTGCGCTGGCGTTGACTCAGCGGATGCAGGCCGCTGCTGAACCAGTCGCGCCGATACAGGCGGCAGCGGCGTAG
- a CDS encoding MFS transporter → MFPDEIPAPRDEAQPADSDHTPVASAHSARPAHLAVPTLWARSLTQLADWFRHPSTVEERNVRNVLADSVGVGLATGVGSFLSVFLIRLGATDFMVGLLTAMPALTGMFLSIPVGRFLSRQRQIVPWFSYSRFFVLSCYALTGLVPFFLTRYRAEAILAIWAVATLPQTLVSVAFTVVMGAVAGPRGRFFLMSRRWSLLGFTNAVTALIVGQVLEMIAFPLNYQVVFLGATIGGLISVYFSSHITLPDQELPPSTSRDQPLHSRLRERLSEVAGNQTFTHFLVSQFIFRWGLMLPVPLIPIYWVRQLQASDGWIGILNTVQSVVLLGAYFLWSRLSRRHGERFVLLASTLGISLYPALTAVMPRVEPLVPLVALAGIFRAGMDLVFFDLALATCPERESPYYIGIYQTTAFICSFLAPLLGTTLSASIGIELALVIGTALGLVGWLLMVLLHVGQDDPKATPVR, encoded by the coding sequence ATGTTCCCCGATGAGATTCCGGCACCTCGAGACGAGGCCCAGCCCGCTGATTCCGATCACACGCCGGTGGCTTCTGCTCACTCAGCCCGTCCCGCTCATCTCGCTGTCCCCACCCTATGGGCTCGATCGCTGACGCAGCTGGCCGATTGGTTCCGCCATCCTTCCACCGTTGAAGAGCGCAACGTCCGCAATGTGCTAGCCGACAGCGTGGGAGTGGGATTGGCCACAGGGGTGGGCTCCTTCCTTTCGGTCTTTCTGATCCGCCTGGGCGCAACTGACTTCATGGTCGGGCTGCTGACGGCCATGCCTGCGCTTACGGGCATGTTTCTCTCTATCCCCGTTGGGCGATTCCTATCTCGGCAGCGTCAGATCGTCCCCTGGTTTTCGTACTCCCGGTTTTTCGTGCTCTCCTGCTATGCACTGACCGGCCTGGTGCCCTTCTTCCTGACCCGTTACCGCGCCGAGGCGATCCTTGCGATCTGGGCTGTGGCCACACTGCCACAAACGTTGGTCTCGGTGGCCTTCACGGTGGTGATGGGAGCCGTGGCCGGGCCACGCGGCCGCTTTTTTCTAATGAGTCGTCGCTGGTCTTTGCTGGGATTTACCAACGCTGTCACTGCCCTGATCGTTGGCCAGGTTCTGGAGATGATCGCTTTTCCGCTCAACTACCAAGTAGTCTTCTTGGGGGCCACCATTGGTGGCTTGATCAGCGTGTACTTCTCCAGCCACATCACCTTGCCTGATCAGGAGTTGCCTCCGTCTACTTCCCGAGATCAGCCGCTGCACTCCCGTCTGCGAGAACGGTTAAGTGAGGTCGCCGGCAACCAGACGTTTACGCACTTTCTGGTTAGCCAGTTTATCTTCCGCTGGGGGCTGATGCTGCCCGTGCCGCTCATCCCCATCTACTGGGTGCGTCAGTTGCAGGCCAGCGATGGGTGGATTGGCATCCTAAACACCGTTCAGAGCGTGGTGCTGCTGGGAGCCTATTTCCTATGGAGCCGGCTCTCGCGCCGTCATGGCGAGCGCTTTGTCCTGCTGGCTTCCACGCTAGGGATCAGCCTGTATCCCGCGCTGACCGCCGTGATGCCACGCGTGGAGCCTCTTGTCCCGCTGGTGGCACTGGCCGGGATCTTCCGCGCAGGCATGGATCTGGTCTTCTTTGATCTGGCGTTGGCTACCTGTCCGGAGCGGGAGAGCCCTTACTACATTGGCATCTATCAGACCACCGCCTTTATCTGTAGCTTTCTAGCTCCCCTGTTGGGGACCACGCTTTCCGCATCCATCGGCATCGAGCTGGCGCTGGTCATCGGCACTGCCCTGGGGCTGGTGGGCTGGCTGCTAATGGTGCTGCTACACGTCGGCCAGGACGATCCGAAAGCAACGCCCGTCCGGTAA
- a CDS encoding Gfo/Idh/MocA family oxidoreductase — MGDQVRIGIIGVGQIGKHHLRQYQEIPEAEIVAVADIREDEARRVAQEFGVPYVYTDYRELLQRDDIQSVDVCLHNRLHAPVTIAALQAGKNVYCEKPMAWTYCEAKEMYDTARRLGRMLHIQLNTLYTPEARAAKRLIDDGRLGEIYYAKSSHYRRRGRPFVDGYGSAQFVQRSAAGGGAMLDMAVYHIARMMWLLGNPAVKTVSGTIYQKLDNMYEDRRRSSGYDVEELGMGLVRLEGGITYFIEEAWAIHSDQPDGDHIFGSKAGLRIEPLAYFTTFSDLEMDATFDVKTADWRWHQCDPTTAGFDHSQRHWVWAQLGRVPLLDTAGLALKTAEITEGIYLSSHLGREVTADEIAQADPATYR; from the coding sequence ATGGGCGATCAGGTGCGGATCGGCATCATCGGAGTTGGCCAGATCGGCAAACACCATCTGCGCCAATACCAGGAGATCCCTGAGGCTGAGATCGTGGCTGTAGCGGATATCCGCGAGGATGAAGCGCGCCGAGTGGCACAGGAGTTCGGCGTGCCCTATGTCTATACCGACTACCGTGAGCTGCTGCAGCGCGACGACATCCAGTCCGTAGACGTTTGCCTGCATAACCGGCTGCACGCGCCGGTGACCATCGCCGCGTTGCAGGCAGGCAAGAACGTCTACTGTGAGAAGCCGATGGCCTGGACCTATTGCGAAGCGAAGGAGATGTACGATACGGCCAGGCGGCTAGGGCGTATGCTTCACATCCAACTGAATACGCTCTACACCCCAGAGGCGCGAGCGGCCAAACGGCTGATTGACGATGGCCGACTGGGCGAGATCTACTATGCCAAGTCTAGCCACTATCGCCGGCGCGGCCGACCCTTCGTAGATGGTTACGGCTCAGCCCAGTTCGTGCAGCGCTCGGCCGCCGGCGGCGGCGCCATGCTGGATATGGCGGTTTACCACATTGCGCGCATGATGTGGCTGTTGGGCAACCCCGCTGTGAAGACGGTGTCTGGCACCATTTACCAAAAACTAGACAACATGTACGAGGATCGGCGGAGAAGCAGCGGCTACGACGTCGAAGAGTTGGGCATGGGCCTGGTGCGCCTTGAGGGGGGCATCACCTACTTCATCGAAGAGGCCTGGGCGATCCATTCGGACCAGCCAGATGGAGATCACATCTTCGGCTCAAAGGCAGGCCTGCGGATCGAGCCGCTGGCCTATTTCACCACTTTCTCTGATCTAGAGATGGATGCCACCTTTGACGTCAAAACCGCCGACTGGCGTTGGCATCAATGCGATCCTACCACGGCTGGCTTTGACCATTCGCAGCGGCACTGGGTGTGGGCGCAGTTAGGCCGCGTACCGCTGCTGGACACGGCTGGCCTGGCTCTCAAAACGGCGGAGATCACCGAGGGGATCTACCTCTCCAGCCATCTGGGCCGTGAGGTCACGGCCGACGAGATCGCGCAGGCTGATCCGGCCACCTATCGCTAG
- a CDS encoding molybdopterin molybdotransferase MoeA, whose translation MARTFMTCTPAEAWRIFREHFSPQVSSHQVPVSDALDCILAEEVLAPEDLPPFPRSMMDGFAVLARDTAGASPEQPIRLILVGEVPMGRAAELKLKPGECALVHTGGMIPSGSDAVVMIEHTRQPSPQAVEVLHPVIPGEHIIQPGEDVRRGQIVFHAGHQLRPQDLGGLLALGITQVTVARPPRVGILSQGDEVVPPEQTPGPGQVRDVNSYTLAALTRRAGGHPILLGIAPDRVETLIAMARHGWKTCDLLVISAGSSVSYRDMTAEVINALGRPGVLVHGISIRPGKPTILAVCDGKPVFGLPGNPVSAMVIFELFVSRVIREMMGAPIPFRRTVQARLAKDVPSVSGREDYAQVRLEQRDEEWWAVPIPVKTMLIYSLIHADGFIHVPAESTGLAAGEWVTVFMH comes from the coding sequence ATGGCTCGCACATTCATGACGTGCACCCCCGCAGAGGCATGGCGCATCTTTCGTGAACATTTCTCCCCGCAGGTGAGCTCTCATCAGGTGCCTGTTTCTGATGCTCTAGATTGCATCCTGGCCGAAGAGGTGCTTGCGCCGGAAGACCTGCCTCCCTTTCCGCGCTCGATGATGGATGGGTTCGCAGTATTGGCCCGCGATACAGCCGGCGCGTCTCCCGAACAACCGATCCGTCTGATTCTGGTGGGCGAAGTCCCTATGGGACGGGCGGCCGAGCTGAAGTTGAAACCAGGCGAATGCGCCCTGGTACATACGGGCGGCATGATCCCCAGCGGGAGCGACGCGGTCGTGATGATCGAGCACACGCGGCAACCCTCGCCGCAAGCTGTCGAGGTCTTGCACCCCGTGATCCCCGGCGAGCATATCATTCAGCCTGGCGAGGATGTGCGACGCGGCCAGATCGTCTTCCACGCTGGCCATCAACTGCGGCCCCAGGACCTGGGTGGCTTGCTGGCGTTGGGGATCACCCAGGTCACAGTAGCCCGTCCGCCACGAGTGGGCATCCTCTCCCAGGGGGATGAGGTGGTCCCACCCGAGCAGACGCCGGGCCCGGGCCAGGTACGTGATGTGAACTCCTACACGCTGGCGGCGCTGACTCGGCGCGCTGGCGGACATCCGATTCTCTTGGGCATTGCGCCGGATCGAGTAGAGACGCTGATAGCCATGGCCCGGCACGGTTGGAAGACGTGTGATCTTCTGGTAATCTCGGCCGGCAGTTCTGTAAGTTACCGCGATATGACAGCCGAGGTCATCAACGCCCTAGGGCGACCCGGGGTGTTGGTCCATGGCATCTCTATACGTCCTGGCAAGCCAACGATCCTGGCAGTATGTGATGGCAAGCCAGTGTTCGGGCTGCCCGGCAACCCGGTCAGTGCTATGGTCATCTTCGAGCTATTCGTCTCGCGCGTCATCCGTGAGATGATGGGCGCACCTATTCCCTTCAGGCGTACAGTGCAAGCTCGTTTGGCAAAGGATGTGCCCTCGGTCAGTGGGCGAGAGGATTACGCGCAGGTGCGATTAGAGCAACGGGATGAGGAGTGGTGGGCCGTGCCTATCCCCGTCAAGACGATGCTCATCTACTCGCTGATTCACGCCGACGGCTTTATCCATGTGCCGGCAGAGAGCACTGGATTGGCCGCAGGCGAGTGGGTCACTGTATTCATGCACTAG
- a CDS encoding glycosyl hydrolase, which yields MRQGRFETASLSLTELAHRFATPPRDFSPVPIWWWSGDRLERDRLRDQLERFAQGGVYNLIVLNLAPTGPLYGSDPDQPPFLSEDWWAIFEGVCEDARALGVRLWFYDQLGFSGANLQGELVRQEPSFAGQWLESVVEDGEGLLEVMCPPEGEPLAAVATPIDDRGQPVGEPIPLPLDGRRARHHGQGRWRIRLVYAIRRGFDYFDPQACRRLLDVVHGAFERRVSRFFGDVIVGSFQDELPSMPTWGKAFAAEFQRRKGYDLRLYLGMLWDGVGERFDRVRVDYHQVRAELAEEAFFRPLFDWHERHGLICGFDQQGPARAGEPIATVQLYADYLRTHRWYGAPGSDHHGEAKIHSSLAHLYGRPRTWIEAFHTSGWGGTLEETFDWLLPWLRAGANLYDPHAVYYSTRGGWWEWAPPSTCWRQPYWRHYPRFAQAVSRLCFLLSQGSHVCDIGVLHPTTTVQAGLTPDGPLPAAQAAHEAYLALIGRMTWFQMEPGVLDRDRRDFDVLDEPSVQRAEVCDGTLQIGEERYRAIVLPACTTLESATAEVLCRFVAAGGQLIAVGEGPQHAVNGDDRPLRTLQQLFADGRARRVERPEEVPQALADLPRRVEAPVPTLHRRIGGRDVLFVPAAFPMATRHQPMGRWWEGVSYTFDPDHYQRPMRVFLRGASQGPQLWDPLTGERYALAAAVREDGVEVEIPFDSGPAALLVWPNAGDEEAESLPVTRPAIRRELLTLLDPWEVRLEPTLDNRFGDFAKPDHPGSPPVQTWHLQHRLEGPGEDGLLAGWHRLEHSDGWQDVHTTYGIYGWWVGPRPANELPEPLPGLATGDDPLATSGWQPAIYSLTRGIRKDPIHPLTLGPKGHVPEEFLHFGQVKAGEGVQFRTAVWMPETQTVHLALGAPAAKRAWVNGHPLGEGGPGYLWLIPVHLQKGINLLEWQLIAEDDLTLRAYWALVRHPGRFTRPEWVQASDAPRKGSTLRFSCTLNLPFAPISATIQVGAEAPCRVLVNGEEVGRQGGFDPYESTARVQPYTVRSFRLGANEVAVEMQDQGRPAALLVDARVDGPGGSSITLVSGADWQVQRDESAPMPVQLRRRQWLDPAWSHLWRRPHPLPGAAWIEDTPADDTVWPVVPDAFGGRSRVEWFRWVLPPGAVEMELPVSGQAQLWVNGEEVIIADGRVLLPNPEAIRRVAVLRVVPELGRSGGGVFTGPITYTLRPGRMELGAWGEQGLEAYSGGVRYRTTFSLDMVPTEPMELDLGRVRGTAEVWINGQPVGSCIWSPYRVDISKAVQVGENTVEVLVLNTLGPYLWAVSPTHLVLPGQEVSGLFGPVRVLTRQ from the coding sequence ATGAGACAAGGCAGATTCGAAACGGCTTCCCTTTCACTGACCGAACTGGCTCATCGCTTCGCCACCCCCCCCAGAGATTTCTCCCCCGTGCCCATCTGGTGGTGGAGCGGCGACCGCCTGGAACGTGACCGGCTCCGCGATCAACTGGAACGATTTGCCCAGGGCGGCGTGTACAACCTGATCGTCCTCAACCTGGCCCCCACCGGCCCCCTCTATGGCTCGGATCCCGATCAACCGCCTTTTCTCTCCGAGGACTGGTGGGCGATCTTCGAGGGGGTCTGCGAGGACGCGCGAGCGCTAGGTGTGCGGCTCTGGTTTTACGACCAGCTCGGCTTCTCCGGCGCCAACCTACAAGGCGAGTTGGTCCGCCAGGAGCCTAGCTTTGCCGGACAGTGGCTGGAATCCGTAGTGGAAGACGGAGAAGGGCTGCTGGAAGTCATGTGTCCACCCGAGGGCGAGCCACTGGCTGCCGTAGCCACCCCAATTGATGATCGCGGTCAACCTGTTGGCGAGCCGATCCCGTTGCCGCTGGATGGACGGCGCGCCCGGCATCACGGGCAGGGCCGTTGGAGGATCCGGCTGGTCTACGCCATTCGTCGCGGCTTCGATTACTTCGACCCACAGGCTTGCCGGCGGCTGCTGGACGTGGTGCACGGCGCGTTCGAACGAAGGGTCAGCCGCTTCTTCGGTGACGTCATCGTCGGCTCGTTTCAGGATGAACTGCCGTCCATGCCAACCTGGGGCAAGGCCTTCGCCGCCGAGTTCCAGAGGCGCAAAGGGTACGACCTTCGGCTGTACCTGGGGATGCTGTGGGACGGCGTAGGCGAGCGGTTTGATCGGGTGCGGGTGGACTATCATCAGGTGCGGGCTGAGTTGGCCGAGGAAGCATTCTTCCGGCCACTGTTCGACTGGCACGAACGGCATGGGCTGATCTGCGGCTTTGACCAGCAAGGGCCGGCGCGCGCCGGGGAGCCCATCGCCACCGTCCAGCTTTACGCCGATTACCTGCGTACACATCGCTGGTACGGCGCCCCTGGCAGCGATCATCACGGTGAGGCCAAGATCCACAGCTCGCTGGCGCACCTCTACGGCCGGCCGCGGACGTGGATCGAGGCGTTCCACACGAGCGGTTGGGGCGGGACGCTCGAAGAGACCTTCGACTGGCTGTTGCCTTGGCTACGGGCGGGGGCTAACCTGTACGACCCTCATGCTGTGTACTATAGCACCCGTGGCGGCTGGTGGGAATGGGCGCCGCCCTCGACCTGCTGGCGTCAGCCGTACTGGCGACACTATCCCCGCTTTGCGCAGGCGGTCAGCCGCCTCTGCTTTCTGCTCAGCCAGGGGTCGCATGTGTGCGACATCGGCGTGCTGCACCCCACGACCACGGTGCAAGCGGGGCTAACGCCAGACGGCCCACTGCCGGCGGCCCAGGCCGCGCACGAGGCCTATCTAGCCTTGATCGGCCGCATGACCTGGTTTCAGATGGAACCGGGCGTCCTCGATCGCGACCGACGTGACTTTGATGTCCTGGACGAGCCTTCGGTGCAACGAGCGGAAGTTTGTGACGGCACGCTGCAGATCGGCGAGGAGCGGTACCGGGCGATCGTATTGCCGGCATGCACCACCCTGGAAAGCGCGACGGCCGAGGTGCTTTGCCGCTTCGTCGCTGCGGGCGGGCAACTGATCGCTGTAGGAGAGGGACCGCAGCACGCTGTGAACGGAGACGACCGCCCGTTGCGGACGTTGCAACAGTTGTTTGCCGATGGTCGAGCCAGGCGCGTTGAGAGGCCAGAGGAGGTACCACAGGCCCTGGCCGACCTACCGCGACGGGTGGAAGCGCCGGTGCCCACGTTGCATCGCCGGATCGGCGGACGGGATGTCCTGTTCGTCCCAGCCGCCTTTCCCATGGCGACCCGTCATCAGCCGATGGGGCGGTGGTGGGAGGGGGTTAGCTACACATTCGACCCCGATCATTACCAGCGGCCTATGCGCGTCTTTTTGCGCGGCGCGTCTCAAGGGCCACAGCTATGGGATCCTCTGACTGGTGAGCGATATGCTCTAGCAGCCGCCGTGAGGGAGGATGGGGTCGAGGTGGAAATCCCGTTTGATAGTGGCCCGGCTGCGCTACTGGTCTGGCCGAACGCCGGCGATGAGGAGGCGGAATCGTTGCCCGTAACCCGGCCGGCGATTCGACGTGAACTACTCACCCTTTTGGATCCCTGGGAGGTTCGGCTGGAGCCAACGTTGGACAACCGGTTTGGAGACTTCGCTAAGCCCGACCATCCTGGCTCGCCCCCGGTTCAGACCTGGCACTTGCAGCATCGCCTAGAGGGTCCGGGGGAGGATGGCTTGCTGGCCGGGTGGCATCGGCTGGAGCACAGCGACGGTTGGCAGGACGTGCACACCACTTACGGCATCTATGGCTGGTGGGTGGGGCCGCGGCCAGCCAATGAATTGCCAGAGCCGTTGCCTGGCTTAGCCACCGGTGACGACCCGTTGGCGACATCAGGATGGCAGCCGGCCATCTATTCGTTAACGCGCGGCATCCGGAAGGACCCTATACATCCGCTTACCCTAGGGCCGAAAGGGCATGTGCCGGAGGAGTTTCTACACTTTGGCCAGGTGAAGGCGGGTGAAGGCGTGCAATTCCGCACGGCTGTGTGGATGCCCGAGACGCAAACCGTACATCTGGCCCTGGGCGCGCCGGCTGCCAAGCGTGCTTGGGTAAATGGCCACCCGCTAGGCGAGGGCGGGCCAGGCTACCTCTGGTTGATCCCGGTTCACTTGCAGAAAGGGATAAACTTGCTAGAGTGGCAACTGATCGCCGAGGACGATCTCACCCTGCGGGCTTACTGGGCTTTAGTACGCCACCCTGGGCGCTTCACGCGGCCAGAGTGGGTACAGGCCAGCGACGCCCCCCGAAAGGGCTCGACGCTACGGTTTTCATGCACGCTGAACCTGCCCTTTGCCCCCATCAGTGCCACGATCCAAGTCGGAGCCGAGGCGCCATGCCGTGTCCTGGTAAACGGGGAAGAGGTCGGCCGCCAAGGGGGGTTTGATCCGTACGAGAGCACTGCACGGGTGCAGCCATATACGGTGAGGAGCTTCCGTCTAGGTGCCAATGAGGTGGCTGTGGAGATGCAAGATCAGGGGAGGCCGGCGGCCCTTCTCGTAGATGCGCGCGTGGACGGCCCAGGCGGCAGCTCCATCACGCTGGTCAGCGGAGCCGATTGGCAGGTCCAGCGCGATGAAAGCGCGCCTATGCCAGTCCAATTACGCCGACGACAATGGTTGGACCCGGCCTGGTCACATCTGTGGCGGCGGCCGCATCCGCTTCCCGGCGCGGCTTGGATCGAGGACACGCCGGCCGATGACACAGTCTGGCCGGTCGTGCCCGATGCCTTTGGTGGGCGCTCGCGGGTCGAGTGGTTCCGTTGGGTTTTACCGCCCGGCGCGGTGGAGATGGAATTGCCCGTGTCGGGGCAAGCCCAGTTATGGGTGAATGGGGAGGAAGTGATCATCGCCGACGGGCGCGTTTTGTTACCAAATCCAGAAGCCATCCGACGCGTGGCTGTCCTCCGTGTAGTGCCAGAGCTCGGTCGGAGCGGTGGCGGTGTCTTCACCGGGCCGATCACCTATACCCTCAGGCCAGGGCGTATGGAGCTGGGCGCGTGGGGTGAACAAGGGCTAGAGGCGTACTCCGGGGGCGTTCGTTACCGCACCACCTTTTCGTTGGATATGGTGCCGACAGAGCCGATGGAACTGGACTTGGGACGGGTGCGAGGGACGGCTGAGGTCTGGATCAACGGCCAGCCAGTAGGCTCATGCATCTGGTCGCCGTACCGTGTGGACATCAGCAAGGCCGTGCAGGTGGGTGAGAACACCGTTGAGGTACTGGTATTGAACACATTAGGGCCGTATCTATGGGCAGTCAGCCCCACGCACCTCGTGCTCCCAGGGCAGGAGGTATCCGGACTTTTCGGCCCAGTGCGCGTGCTCACCCGACAGTAA